One window of Alkaliphilus metalliredigens QYMF genomic DNA carries:
- a CDS encoding alanyl-tRNA editing protein codes for MQKKYYENLYEKEFTTSIINTVEKEGQYHVVLDETYFYPEGGGQPSDTGTIDSIPVIFVYEDETQETIYHVLEKKPNKLKRVTCSIDWNRRYDHMQQHLGQHLLSASIFELFNGVTVGFHLSEHYCTIDIDKAMNETGILEAEKAVNQSILDSRKVQGLFPTYTELKKLPLRKMPPQTTGQIRIVQIEGIDATPCCGTHPHSTLEVQLMKITKWEKYKGGTRIEFLCGSRAIRDYAFKHETIKKTAQFLSCNENTLLERTNQLLEELRQSNADRRSLQAQVTDYEVKDIFTSAESVGDNKIIKSIFNNAEMKQINSLASKLVSFPRVIVLFGIKSEDKAQLLFMRSEELTTISMKTLLRDAITLVDGKGGGSDLSAQGGGKNKGNLDSAIEYAYRQVKQVL; via the coding sequence TTGCAAAAGAAATATTATGAAAACCTATATGAAAAGGAATTTACCACCTCAATCATAAATACAGTTGAAAAAGAAGGTCAGTATCATGTGGTCCTTGATGAGACCTATTTCTACCCAGAGGGTGGTGGACAACCTAGTGATACCGGTACAATTGATTCAATTCCTGTCATCTTTGTATATGAGGATGAAACCCAGGAGACCATTTATCATGTATTAGAAAAAAAGCCCAATAAGCTTAAAAGGGTTACATGTTCAATTGACTGGAATCGAAGATATGACCACATGCAACAGCATCTTGGCCAGCATCTCTTATCGGCATCTATATTTGAGCTATTTAACGGTGTTACGGTTGGCTTTCATCTCAGTGAGCACTATTGTACCATTGACATCGATAAAGCAATGAATGAAACAGGTATCCTTGAGGCAGAAAAAGCTGTGAATCAATCGATTCTTGATTCAAGAAAGGTACAAGGTTTATTCCCCACCTACACTGAGTTAAAGAAGCTCCCACTGAGAAAAATGCCCCCTCAAACAACAGGTCAAATCCGAATCGTTCAAATTGAAGGAATCGATGCCACCCCCTGCTGTGGGACACATCCCCATTCAACACTTGAAGTCCAGCTCATGAAAATCACCAAATGGGAAAAATATAAGGGTGGTACTCGGATTGAATTTTTATGCGGTTCAAGGGCCATTAGGGACTATGCTTTTAAGCATGAAACAATCAAAAAAACAGCGCAGTTTTTATCTTGTAACGAAAACACATTATTAGAGAGAACAAATCAACTCCTAGAAGAGCTCCGTCAATCCAATGCTGATCGCAGATCCTTGCAGGCACAGGTTACGGATTATGAAGTCAAGGACATATTCACATCGGCTGAAAGTGTTGGAGATAACAAAATTATTAAATCAATATTCAACAACGCTGAAATGAAGCAAATCAATTCGTTGGCTTCAAAACTAGTCTCATTCCCCAGAGTAATTGTCTTATTCGGCATTAAGTCAGAGGACAAAGCCCAGCTCCTATTTATGCGCTCAGAGGAATTAACAACCATTAGTATGAAAACCCTTTTACGGGATGCAATCACTTTAGTTGATGGCAAGGGCGGTGGCAGTGATCTATCGGCCCAAGGGGGCGGCAAAAACAAAGGAAATCTGGATTCAGCAATTGAATATGCCTATCGTCAAGTAAAACAAGTTTTATAG
- a CDS encoding RNA-guided endonuclease TnpB family protein yields the protein MNKAYKYRIIPNREQEELIKKTFGCVRFVYNQMLSNRKEIYEEYKHDKLALKQEKYLTPANYKGEFPWLKEVDSLALANAQLNLNTAYGNFFRDHSIGFPKFKSKHRDKKSYTTNNQKGTIRLMDNSHIRVPKLKDIKIKMHRQLPENSVIKSATISQTAIGKYYISILVEFDIQTDLVMATKETTLGLDYSSKELYVDNEGDRGNYPRYYRQAEEKLQKEQRKLSKRKKGSQNREKQRQKVAKLHEKVANQRKDFLHKKSRQIANAYDVVVIEDLNMRSMAQGLKLAKSTNDNGFGMLKTFLEYKLKEQGKQLVVIDKWYPSSKLCRFCNRVNKELTLSERVWTCFCGEVIERDINAAINIRNEGCRIIGVA from the coding sequence ATGAATAAAGCCTATAAATATCGAATCATTCCAAACAGAGAGCAAGAAGAACTCATCAAAAAGACCTTCGGATGTGTTCGATTTGTCTACAATCAAATGCTTTCAAATCGAAAAGAAATATATGAAGAGTATAAACATGACAAGCTAGCATTGAAACAAGAAAAATATCTAACCCCTGCCAACTATAAGGGTGAATTTCCATGGCTAAAGGAAGTAGATAGCCTGGCACTTGCCAACGCTCAGCTCAATCTAAATACAGCTTATGGTAATTTCTTTAGAGATCACTCAATTGGATTCCCAAAATTCAAGAGCAAACATAGAGATAAAAAAAGCTATACCACCAATAATCAAAAAGGAACCATTAGACTGATGGATAACAGTCATATTCGGGTGCCTAAATTAAAGGACATAAAAATAAAGATGCACAGACAATTACCTGAAAATTCAGTGATTAAGTCTGCTACCATTAGTCAAACAGCTATAGGCAAATATTATATATCCATACTTGTGGAGTTTGATATACAAACAGATTTAGTCATGGCAACTAAGGAAACAACCCTAGGGTTAGACTACTCTTCGAAAGAACTATATGTAGATAATGAAGGAGACAGAGGCAACTATCCTAGATATTATCGCCAAGCGGAAGAAAAACTTCAAAAAGAACAAAGAAAGCTATCTAAACGTAAAAAAGGTAGCCAAAATAGAGAAAAGCAACGTCAAAAAGTAGCTAAACTTCATGAAAAAGTAGCAAATCAAAGAAAAGACTTCTTACACAAGAAATCAAGGCAGATAGCCAATGCCTATGATGTAGTGGTGATAGAAGATCTAAATATGCGAAGCATGGCACAGGGACTGAAGCTTGCTAAGTCAACTAATGATAATGGATTTGGTATGCTAAAAACATTTTTAGAGTACAAGCTCAAGGAACAGGGAAAACAACTTGTGGTCATTGACAAATGGTATCCCTCTAGTAAGCTTTGTCGATTCTGCAATCGGGTCAATAAAGAATTGACTCTTTCGGAGCGTGTTTGGACTTGTTTCTGTGGAGAAGTAATCGAGAGAGATATAAACGCTGCAATCAATATAAGGAATGAAGGATGTAGAATAATAGGCGTAGCCTAG
- the tnpA gene encoding IS200/IS605 family transposase codes for MELDNNNHSVFLMYYHLVLVVKYRRRVIDHPISEELKAIFVKIASNYNITLQEWNRDIDHIHILFKAHPNSQLSKFINAYKSASSRLVKKEFPAIREKLWKEYFWARSFCLLTTGGVSVEVIKAYIESQGEKS; via the coding sequence ATGGAATTAGATAATAATAATCACTCGGTATTCTTGATGTACTATCATCTTGTTTTGGTGGTAAAGTACAGACGCAGGGTAATTGATCACCCTATTTCTGAAGAACTCAAAGCCATATTTGTCAAAATTGCGTCAAATTATAATATTACCTTACAGGAATGGAACCGAGACATAGATCATATACATATTTTGTTCAAGGCACATCCTAATTCACAACTATCAAAATTCATCAATGCATATAAAAGTGCAAGTTCAAGACTAGTGAAAAAAGAGTTTCCTGCCATAAGAGAAAAGTTATGGAAGGAATATTTTTGGGCCAGGAGTTTTTGCCTACTGACCACTGGGGGCGTATCGGTAGAGGTGATAAAAGCATATATCGAAAGCCAAGGTGAAAAGTCATGA
- a CDS encoding AEC family transporter, with the protein MNVFLFILTNNITPILVLITLGYLMNKKFDLNIQTLTKFNFYIFVPAFTFVNLYTTKIPVEMIKVVVTAVLIMGINMSVASLTSKIRGYDEGLKNAFTNSAIFFNAGNIGIPLITLVFSSVPFVINGQTPYLELALTAQIMMLVVQNITANTIGFLNAGRANTDWKKSLGKVLGMPTIYAVPLALILKTIPYDMTQVAIWPALDYARNALVPTSLLTLGVQLSRTAFEFKNKEVYLSVIIRLLGGPILALIFIYLFGMNGIIAQVVMISSALPTAVNTALIAVEYDNYPDFASQAVMTSTLFSSVSLVFVIYMARMIFPMA; encoded by the coding sequence ATGAATGTATTTTTATTTATACTAACTAATAATATTACGCCCATCCTTGTGTTAATTACACTTGGCTATCTGATGAACAAAAAGTTTGATTTGAATATACAAACATTAACAAAATTCAATTTTTACATTTTTGTCCCGGCCTTTACTTTTGTAAATTTGTATACGACAAAAATCCCTGTTGAAATGATCAAAGTGGTGGTTACTGCTGTTTTGATTATGGGTATCAATATGTCAGTTGCTTCATTGACCTCAAAAATACGTGGCTATGATGAAGGACTAAAAAATGCATTTACCAATTCGGCAATATTCTTTAATGCAGGCAATATAGGTATTCCTTTGATCACATTGGTATTTAGTAGTGTCCCCTTTGTCATAAACGGTCAAACACCTTATTTAGAGCTGGCATTGACTGCACAGATTATGATGTTAGTTGTGCAAAATATCACTGCCAACACCATTGGCTTTTTAAATGCTGGCCGTGCCAATACCGATTGGAAAAAATCCCTGGGGAAGGTTTTAGGAATGCCAACCATTTATGCAGTACCTTTGGCATTGATTTTAAAAACAATACCCTATGATATGACACAGGTAGCTATTTGGCCTGCCCTAGATTATGCTAGAAATGCTTTGGTACCAACATCGCTGCTTACATTAGGAGTGCAGCTTTCAAGGACAGCCTTTGAGTTCAAAAACAAAGAGGTATATTTGTCTGTGATCATCAGACTCTTGGGAGGACCTATTTTGGCCCTGATTTTTATTTATTTGTTTGGCATGAATGGCATCATTGCTCAGGTTGTTATGATTTCATCAGCCCTACCCACGGCGGTGAACACGGCATTAATTGCGGTTGAATATGATAATTATCCTGATTTTGCTTCCCAGGCAGTGATGACATCTACATTGTTTAGTTCCGTGAGTCTTGTATTTGTGATTTACATGGCAAGAATGATCTTCCCAATGGCATAA